In Meleagris gallopavo isolate NT-WF06-2002-E0010 breed Aviagen turkey brand Nicholas breeding stock chromosome 5, Turkey_5.1, whole genome shotgun sequence, a single window of DNA contains:
- the SGPP1 gene encoding sphingosine-1-phosphate phosphatase 1 has product WRRPRRNSLTEEDGCQEFNARSRFLYYLFSLGTELGNELFYILFFPFCIWNLDAWLGRRLIIIWVWVMYLGQCTKDVIRWPRPASPPVVKLEVFYNSEYSMPSTHAMSGTAIPLALLLLSYGRWQYPLMFGLILAFCWCSLVCCSRIYMGMHSILDVIAGFLYAILILIVFHPVVDLIDDFNLTYKYAPLIIISLHLALGIFSFTLDTWSTSRGDTAQILGCGAGVACGSHVNYMMGVKLDPPLDTLPLSLSSLTVTVFGKAILRLLIGVIILLLTKIAMKKATIPLACKIFRIPHDDVRKARQRMEVELPYRYITYGMVGFSLMSIVPCVFHFIGLS; this is encoded by the exons TGGCGGAGGCCGCGCCGCAACTCCCTGACGGAGGAAGACGGCTGCCAGGAGTTCAACGCCCGCAGCCGCTTCCTCTACTACCTCTTCAGTTTGGGCACCGAGCTGGGCAACGAGCTCTTCTACAtcctcttcttccccttctgcaTCTGGAACTTGGACGCCTGGCTGGGCCGCAGGCTGATCATCATCTGGGTGTGGGTGATGTACCTGGGGCAGTGCACCAAGGATGTCATCCGCTGGCCGCGGCCCGCCTCCCCGCCCGTGGTGAAGCTCGAGGTCTTCTACAACTCCGAGTACAGCATGCCTTCCACGCACGCCATGTCGGGCACCGCCATCCcgctggctctgctgctgctcagctacGGCCGCTGGCAG TATCCCCTTATGTTTGGACTGATCCTTGCGTTCTGCTGGTGTTCTTTGGTTTGCTGCAGTAGAATTTATATGGGAATGCATTCCATTTTG GATGTTATTGCTGGATTTCTGTATGCAATTCTCATCTTAATTGTCTTCCATCCAGTTGTGGACCTGATTGATGACTTCAACTTAACTTACAAGTATGCGCCCCTAATTATCATCAGTCTGCACTTAGCCCTGGGCATCTTCTCTTTTACTCTGGACACGTGGAGCACATCACGAGGAGACACAGCTCAGATACTGGGCTGTGGTGCTGGAGTAGCCTGTGGTTCTCATGTTAACTACATGATGGGTGTGAAACTAGATCCCCCTCTTGATACACTGCCTTTAtctctttcctctctcaccGTGACTGTGTTTGGAAAAGCCATATTACGGTTGTTGATTGGCGTAATAATTCTCTTACTAACAAAAATAGCAATGAAGAAAGCCACTATTCCACTGGCGTGTAAAATATTTCGCATACCACACGATGATGTACGGAAAGCAAGACAGCGCATGGAAGTTGAGCTGCCCTATCGCTATATCACGTATGGAATGGTTGGGTTCTCCCTCATGTCTATTGTTCCTTGCGTCTTCCATTTTATTGGTCTTTCCTGA